In Ovis aries strain OAR_USU_Benz2616 breed Rambouillet chromosome 17, ARS-UI_Ramb_v3.0, whole genome shotgun sequence, the following proteins share a genomic window:
- the NOC4L gene encoding nucleolar complex protein 4 homolog isoform X1 has protein sequence MEGDAGPGDARRALGHLVEAVLASRGEANAVFDILAVLQSEDQEEIQEAVHACSRLFGALLARGELFVGQLPSEEMVLTGSRGANRKYKMWMRHRYHSCCNRLGELLAHPSFQVKELALSTLMKFVQLEGEHPLEKPKWEGNYLFPHQLFMLVVGGLLSPEEDRSLLLSQFREYLEHDDIRYHTMQAASDTVARVTDGRPGVPLTFWNNAFMLLSSVSLPRQEGTLSSFYVKHTELSDKWKVIHLKEHRKAFQQMWLRFLKHQLPLRVCKKVLVIMHDSILPHLAQPSLMIDFLTRAYDIGGAISLLALNGLFILIHKHNLEYPDFYRKLYGLLDPSVFHVKYRARFFHLADLFLSSSHLPAYLVAAFAKRLARLALTAPPEALLMVLPFICNLLRRHPACRVLIHRPRGPELDADPYDPAEEDPAQSRALESSLWELQALQQHYHPEVSKAASAINQALSVPEVSIAPLLEVTAFEIFERDLKKKGPGSVPLEFIPARGLLGRREDLCAQHFTLS, from the exons ATGGAGGGGGACGCCGGCCCCGGGGACGCGCGGCGGGCCTTGGGCCACCTGGTGGAGGCGGTGCTAGCCAGCCGCGGCGAGGCCAACGCCGTGTTCGACATCCTGGCCGTTCTGCAG TCTGAGGACCAGGAGGAGATCCAGGAAGCCGTGCATGCATGCAGCCGACTTTTCGGGGCCCTGCTGGCCCGAGGAGAACTGTTTGTGGGCCAACTGCCCTCTGAGGAGATGGTCCTGACAG GGTCCCGGGGGGCCAATCGCAAATACAAGATGTGGATGCGGCACCGGTACCACAGCTGCTGCAACCGCCTGGGGGAGCTGTTGGCTCACCCCTCCTTTCAGGTCAAG GAGCTGGCCCTCAGCACGCTTATGAAGTTTGTGCAGCTGGAGGGTGAGCACCCGCTGGAGAAGCCTAAGTGGGAAGGCAACTATCTGTTCCCCCACCAGCTCTTCATG TTGGTGGTGGGAGGCCTGCTGTCTCCAGAGGAGGACCgctccctgctcctctcccagTTCCGGGAGTATCTGGAACACGATGACATCCGCTACCATACAATGCAGGCCGCCTCTGACACCGTGGCCCGGGTCACTGATGGGCGCCCTGGG GTGCCCCTCACTTTCTGGAACAATGCCTTCATGCTGCTGTCCTCTGTGAGCCTGCCCCGCCAGGAGGGCACCCTCTCCAGCTTCTATGTGAAGCACACAG AGCTGTCAGACAAGTGGAAGGTCATTCATCTGAAG GAGCACAGGAAGGCCTTCCAGCAGATGTGGCTCCGCTTTCTCAAGCACCAG CTGCCTCTCCGCGTCTGCAAGAAGGTGCTGGTGATCATGCACGACTCCATCCTGCCCCACCTGGCGCAGCCAAGCCTCATGATCGACTTCCTCACCCGCGCCTATGACATCG GTGGAGCCATCAGCCTGCTGGCCTTGAATGGACTTTTCATCTTGATTCATAAACACAACCT AGAGTACCCTGACTTCTACCGGAAGCTGTATGGCCTTCTTGATCCGTCCGTCTTCCACGTGAAGTACCGGGCCCGCTTCTTCCACTTGGCCGACCTCTTCCTATCATCCTC GCACCTGCCTGCCTACCTGGTGGCTGCCTTCGCCAAGCGCCTGGCCCGCCTGGCCCTGACAGCACCCCCCGAGGCCCTGCTCATGGTCCTGCCCTTTATCTGCAACCTGCTGCGCAGACACCCAGCCTGCCGGGTCCTCATACATCGGCCCCGGGGCCCTG AGCTGGACGCCGACCCCTATGACCCCGCAGAGGAGGACCCAGCCCAGAGCCGAGCCCTGGAGAGCTCCCTGTGGGAGCTGCAG GCCCTCCAGCAGCATTACCACCCCGAGGTGTCCAAGGCCGCCAGCGCCATCAACCAGGCGCTGTCCGTGCCCGAGGTCAGCATCGCCCCGCTGCTGGAGGTCACCGCCTTCGAG ATCTTTGAGCGGGACCTGAAGAAGAAGGGGCCTGGGTCGGTGCCGCTGGAGTTCATCCCAGCACGGGGCCTGCTGGGCCGGCGGGAGGACCTCTGTGCCCAGCACTTCACGCTGAGCTGA
- the NOC4L gene encoding nucleolar complex protein 4 homolog isoform X3: MEGDAGPGDARRALGHLVEAVLASRGEANAVFDILAVLQSEDQEEIQEAVHACSRLFGALLARGELFVGQLPSEEMVLTGSRGANRKYKMWMRHRYHSCCNRLGELLAHPSFQVKELALSTLMKFVQLEGEHPLEKPKWEGNYLFPHQLFMLVVGGLLSPEEDRSLLLSQFREYLEHDDIRYHTMQAASDTVARVTDGRPGVPLTFWNNAFMLLSSVSLPRQEGTLSSFYVKHTGETWGTSPPAASLQEHRKAFQQMWLRFLKHQLPLRVCKKVLVIMHDSILPHLAQPSLMIDFLTRAYDIGGAISLLALNGLFILIHKHNLEYPDFYRKLYGLLDPSVFHVKYRARFFHLADLFLSSSHLPAYLVAAFAKRLARLALTAPPEALLMVLPFICNLLRRHPACRVLIHRPRGPELDADPYDPAEEDPAQSRALESSLWELQALQQHYHPEVSKAASAINQALSVPEVSIAPLLEVTAFEIFERDLKKKGPGSVPLEFIPARGLLGRREDLCAQHFTLS, translated from the exons ATGGAGGGGGACGCCGGCCCCGGGGACGCGCGGCGGGCCTTGGGCCACCTGGTGGAGGCGGTGCTAGCCAGCCGCGGCGAGGCCAACGCCGTGTTCGACATCCTGGCCGTTCTGCAG TCTGAGGACCAGGAGGAGATCCAGGAAGCCGTGCATGCATGCAGCCGACTTTTCGGGGCCCTGCTGGCCCGAGGAGAACTGTTTGTGGGCCAACTGCCCTCTGAGGAGATGGTCCTGACAG GGTCCCGGGGGGCCAATCGCAAATACAAGATGTGGATGCGGCACCGGTACCACAGCTGCTGCAACCGCCTGGGGGAGCTGTTGGCTCACCCCTCCTTTCAGGTCAAG GAGCTGGCCCTCAGCACGCTTATGAAGTTTGTGCAGCTGGAGGGTGAGCACCCGCTGGAGAAGCCTAAGTGGGAAGGCAACTATCTGTTCCCCCACCAGCTCTTCATG TTGGTGGTGGGAGGCCTGCTGTCTCCAGAGGAGGACCgctccctgctcctctcccagTTCCGGGAGTATCTGGAACACGATGACATCCGCTACCATACAATGCAGGCCGCCTCTGACACCGTGGCCCGGGTCACTGATGGGCGCCCTGGG GTGCCCCTCACTTTCTGGAACAATGCCTTCATGCTGCTGTCCTCTGTGAGCCTGCCCCGCCAGGAGGGCACCCTCTCCAGCTTCTATGTGAAGCACACAGGTGA AACATGGGGGACCTCGCCCCCTGCCGCTTCCCTGCAGGAGCACAGGAAGGCCTTCCAGCAGATGTGGCTCCGCTTTCTCAAGCACCAG CTGCCTCTCCGCGTCTGCAAGAAGGTGCTGGTGATCATGCACGACTCCATCCTGCCCCACCTGGCGCAGCCAAGCCTCATGATCGACTTCCTCACCCGCGCCTATGACATCG GTGGAGCCATCAGCCTGCTGGCCTTGAATGGACTTTTCATCTTGATTCATAAACACAACCT AGAGTACCCTGACTTCTACCGGAAGCTGTATGGCCTTCTTGATCCGTCCGTCTTCCACGTGAAGTACCGGGCCCGCTTCTTCCACTTGGCCGACCTCTTCCTATCATCCTC GCACCTGCCTGCCTACCTGGTGGCTGCCTTCGCCAAGCGCCTGGCCCGCCTGGCCCTGACAGCACCCCCCGAGGCCCTGCTCATGGTCCTGCCCTTTATCTGCAACCTGCTGCGCAGACACCCAGCCTGCCGGGTCCTCATACATCGGCCCCGGGGCCCTG AGCTGGACGCCGACCCCTATGACCCCGCAGAGGAGGACCCAGCCCAGAGCCGAGCCCTGGAGAGCTCCCTGTGGGAGCTGCAG GCCCTCCAGCAGCATTACCACCCCGAGGTGTCCAAGGCCGCCAGCGCCATCAACCAGGCGCTGTCCGTGCCCGAGGTCAGCATCGCCCCGCTGCTGGAGGTCACCGCCTTCGAG ATCTTTGAGCGGGACCTGAAGAAGAAGGGGCCTGGGTCGGTGCCGCTGGAGTTCATCCCAGCACGGGGCCTGCTGGGCCGGCGGGAGGACCTCTGTGCCCAGCACTTCACGCTGAGCTGA
- the NOC4L gene encoding nucleolar complex protein 4 homolog isoform X2 has protein sequence MEGDAGPGDARRALGHLVEAVLASRGEANAVFDILAVLQSEDQEEIQEAVHACSRLFGALLARGELFVGQLPSEEMVLTGSRGANRKYKMWMRHRYHSCCNRLGELLAHPSFQVKELALSTLMKFVQLEGEHPLEKPKWEGNYLFPHQLFMLVVGGLLSPEEDRSLLLSQFREYLEHDDIRYHTMQAASDTVARVTDGRPGVPLTFWNNAFMLLSSVSLPRQEGTLSSFYVKHTELSDKWKVIHLKEHRKAFQQMWLRFLKHQLPLRVCKKVLVIMHDSILPHLAQPSLMIDFLTRAYDIGGAISLLALNGLFILIHKHNLEYPDFYRKLYGLLDPSVFHVKYRARFFHLADLFLSSSHLPAYLVAAFAKRLARLALTAPPEALLMVLPFICNLLRRHPACRVLIHRPRGPELDADPYDPAEEDPAQSRALESSLWELQDPILPHHFGFPRESLSLSGVSTLSPSPSC, from the exons ATGGAGGGGGACGCCGGCCCCGGGGACGCGCGGCGGGCCTTGGGCCACCTGGTGGAGGCGGTGCTAGCCAGCCGCGGCGAGGCCAACGCCGTGTTCGACATCCTGGCCGTTCTGCAG TCTGAGGACCAGGAGGAGATCCAGGAAGCCGTGCATGCATGCAGCCGACTTTTCGGGGCCCTGCTGGCCCGAGGAGAACTGTTTGTGGGCCAACTGCCCTCTGAGGAGATGGTCCTGACAG GGTCCCGGGGGGCCAATCGCAAATACAAGATGTGGATGCGGCACCGGTACCACAGCTGCTGCAACCGCCTGGGGGAGCTGTTGGCTCACCCCTCCTTTCAGGTCAAG GAGCTGGCCCTCAGCACGCTTATGAAGTTTGTGCAGCTGGAGGGTGAGCACCCGCTGGAGAAGCCTAAGTGGGAAGGCAACTATCTGTTCCCCCACCAGCTCTTCATG TTGGTGGTGGGAGGCCTGCTGTCTCCAGAGGAGGACCgctccctgctcctctcccagTTCCGGGAGTATCTGGAACACGATGACATCCGCTACCATACAATGCAGGCCGCCTCTGACACCGTGGCCCGGGTCACTGATGGGCGCCCTGGG GTGCCCCTCACTTTCTGGAACAATGCCTTCATGCTGCTGTCCTCTGTGAGCCTGCCCCGCCAGGAGGGCACCCTCTCCAGCTTCTATGTGAAGCACACAG AGCTGTCAGACAAGTGGAAGGTCATTCATCTGAAG GAGCACAGGAAGGCCTTCCAGCAGATGTGGCTCCGCTTTCTCAAGCACCAG CTGCCTCTCCGCGTCTGCAAGAAGGTGCTGGTGATCATGCACGACTCCATCCTGCCCCACCTGGCGCAGCCAAGCCTCATGATCGACTTCCTCACCCGCGCCTATGACATCG GTGGAGCCATCAGCCTGCTGGCCTTGAATGGACTTTTCATCTTGATTCATAAACACAACCT AGAGTACCCTGACTTCTACCGGAAGCTGTATGGCCTTCTTGATCCGTCCGTCTTCCACGTGAAGTACCGGGCCCGCTTCTTCCACTTGGCCGACCTCTTCCTATCATCCTC GCACCTGCCTGCCTACCTGGTGGCTGCCTTCGCCAAGCGCCTGGCCCGCCTGGCCCTGACAGCACCCCCCGAGGCCCTGCTCATGGTCCTGCCCTTTATCTGCAACCTGCTGCGCAGACACCCAGCCTGCCGGGTCCTCATACATCGGCCCCGGGGCCCTG AGCTGGACGCCGACCCCTATGACCCCGCAGAGGAGGACCCAGCCCAGAGCCGAGCCCTGGAGAGCTCCCTGTGGGAGCTGCAG GATCCCATCTTGCCCCATCACTTCGGGTTCCCAAGagagtctctgtctctgtctggaGTTTCCactctgtccccctcccccagctgctgA